In one Bactrocera tryoni isolate S06 chromosome 5, CSIRO_BtryS06_freeze2, whole genome shotgun sequence genomic region, the following are encoded:
- the LOC120778070 gene encoding ecdysone 20-monooxygenase has translation MVMAVILLIAIAVLLAFYCNFHLGKGATVYLKPLLTRYLSSNGGLAAADTRLFRPEDEAMEIPRPRSVWDIPGPLPIPFLGTKWVFFVFFRKYKMSLMHEMYADWHRKYGEIALEVLTSGLPIVHLFNRDDLEKVLKYPSRYPFRPPTDIVVTYRLSRPDRYSSLGIVNEQGPTWQKLRTSLTSYITSPRILYNFLPALNVVCDDFIELLRQQRDPDTLEVHNFEDIANLMGLEAVCTLMLGRRMGFLDKSAQQPESIRQLASAVKQLFISQRDSYYGLGLWKYLPTKTYREFVHAEELIYDVISEMVDMALKEDYLTSASDESEATLRSIFLNILELKDLDIRDKKSAIVDFIAAGIETLANTVLFVLSSVTNDEKVIAGILADFCEYRKTTITKEAIAKADYTKACVQESYRIRPTAFCLARILEENMQLSGYQLKAGTVVLCQNMIACNNDANFPNAKEYRPERWLDEKGQFTVNVPNACIVVPFGIGRRTCPGKRFVEMEVMLLLAKLLLAYEIKFKEPLKTEFEFLLAPKTPLTLIMKDRVY, from the exons ATGGTTATGGCCGTGATTCTATTGATCGCAATCGCTGTACTTTTGGCTTTCTACTGCAACTTTCATTTGGGCAAGGGAGCGACCGTCTATCTAAAGCCGCTGCTGACACGCTATCTCAGTAGCAATGGTGGATTAGCCGCTGCCGACACCCGTCTGTTCAGGCCAGAGGATGAGGCTATGGAAATACCACGGCCACGCAGCGTCTGGGACATACCAGGGCCGCTGCCAATACCTTTTCTCGGCACGAAATGGGTATTCTTTGTGTTCTTTCGCAAATACAAAATGTCGTTGATGCATGAGATGTATGCGG acTGGCATCGCAAATACGGTGAAATCGCTTTAGAAGTGTTGACATCTGGCCTGCCGATTGTGCATTTATTCAATAGGGATGACTTGGAAAAGGTGCTGAAATATCCCAGCCGTTACCCCTTTCGACCGCCCACTGACATTGTCGTGACGTATCGACTATCGCGACCAGATCGCTATTCCAGTTTGGGCATCGTGAATGA ACAAGGCCCCACCTGGCAGAAGCTACGCACCTCACTCACCTCTTACATCACCTCGCCACGCATACTGTACAACTTCCTGCCCGCCCTGAACGTGGTTTGCGACGATTTCATTGAACTTTTGCGCCAACAACGCGATCCCGACACGCTCGAGGTACACAACTTTGAGGACATCGCCAATTTGATGGGCTTGGAAGCCGTGTGCACGCTTATGCTGGGTCGTCGTATGGGTTTTCTGGACAAAAGTGCTCAGCAACCGGAAAGCATACGACAACTTGCGAGTGCGGTGAAGCAACTTTTCATCTCACAACGGGATTCTTACTATGGCTTAGGTTTGTGGAAGTATTTGCCGACGAAAACTTACAGAGAGTTCGTGCATGCCGAGGAGCTTATCTACGA TGTTATTTCCGAGATGGTTGACATGGCACTGAAAGAGGACTACCTCACGTCGGCGAGCGATGAGAGTGAGGCGACTTTGCGCAgcatattcttgaatatactGGAACTAAAGGATCTTGATATACGTGATAAGAAATCGGCAATTGTCGACTTTATAGCGGCGGGCATTGAAACG CTCGCCAACACTGTGCTCTTCGTGCTCAGCTCGGTGACCAACGATGAGAAGGTGATAGCTGGCATATTGGCCGACTTTTGTGAATATCGTAAGACGACTATCACGAAGGAGGCAATCGCCAAGGCGGACTACACCAAAGCTTGTGTACAGGAATCGTATCGCATTAGGCCGACGGCCTTCTGTTTGGCGCGCATACTCGAGGAGAATATGCAGTTGTCGGGCTATCAGCTCAAAGCCGGC ACGGTTGTGCTTTGCCAGAATATGATTGCCTGCAACAATGACGCCAATTTTccaaatgccaaagaatatcgACCCGAGCGTTGGCTGGATGAGAAGGGTCAATTTACGGTAAATGTGCCGAATGCATGTATTGTCGTGCCATTTGGCATCGGAAGGCGTACCTGTCCGGGCAAGCGGTTTGTAGAAATGGAAGTGATGCTGTTGTTGGCTAAG CTGCTGCTCGCTTACGAAATCAAATTCAAAGAGCCGTTGAAAACGGAATTTGAGTTTTTGCTTGCGCCTAAAACGCCACTAACATTAATAATGAAAGATCGCGTCTACTGA